The proteins below come from a single Lineus longissimus chromosome 5, tnLinLong1.2, whole genome shotgun sequence genomic window:
- the LOC135487892 gene encoding uncharacterized protein LOC135487892 isoform X2, with product MVHSCQIFLIVGEKNITNHDAGSIICSSEVEEIHVDTEMNLGAFIQLCFCTFIAIEVEGNFPFRNVSLPWDVRVEDLVSRLTVEEVILQLSKGGAGESGGPAPGIPRLGIDPYQWNTECLRGDVEAGNATSFPEAIGLAASFSPALIFAVANATAFEVRAKHSDFMRRKVYSDHTGLSCFSPVINIMRHPLWGRNQETYGEDPYMSGTLAEHFVHGLQGDHQRYIKANAGCKHFDAHSGPENIPVSRLSFDAKSPAHRELSIQAAMKSFVMLKNDNQLPLRLKIKTLAIVGPMADNPLQLFGDYSPTPDTRFIVTPYKGLKSLANVTKFAAGCLAPSCSTFSARDIQQAVQDTDLTIVCLGTGVALVSENRDRKNFDLPGKQSDLLTYAIDNSPGKVIVLLFSAGPLHISIAVGNPKVTAIFQCFFPAQATGEALRRIFLGSRAETNPAGRLPYTWYASMDQVPSITNYTMVNRTYRYFLEEPLFPFGYGLSYTKFTYVSLAVSHLRLAPGQNQTVKVEVRNDGKVFDGDEVVQVYVAWENAEKLKMPQLQLVGFDRVNIARGPSVTRYFTITPEQLAVWDDARGSVIRPGTITVYAGGQQPFQKTRVPSNVLSTKFTII from the exons ATGGTACATAGCTGTCAGATTTTTCTAATTGTGGGGGAGAAAAACATTACGAACCACGATGCAGGAAGCATAATTTGTAGTTCCGAAGttgaagaaatacatgtagatacagaAATGAATTTGGGTGCCTTCATTCAACTCTGTTTTTGCACTTTTATTGCCATTGAAGTGGAGGGAAATTTTCCATTCCGTAACGTATCACTTCCTTGGGATGTCAGGGTGGAAGACTTGGTTTCGCGTCTGACAGTTGAGGAGGTAATTCTGCAGCTGTCGAAAGGAGGAGCAGGAGAGAGTGGTGGACCAGCCCCGGGCATTCCACGGTTAGGTATTGATCCGTACCAATGGAATACAGAGTGTCTCCGTGGTGACGTGGAGGCGGGGAATGCCACTTCGTTTCCAGAAGCTATTGGATTGGCTGCGTCATTTAG CCCTGCCTTGATATTTGCAGTGGCGAATGCCACAGCTTTTGAAGTGCGAGCCAAGCATAGTGACTTCATGAGGAGGAAAGTCTACAGCGACCACACTGGCCTGAGCTGTTTTAGTCcagtcatcaacatcatgaggCACCCTCTTTGGGGAAGAAACCAG GAAACCTATGGTGAAGACCCATACATGAGTGGCACTCTTGCTGAGCACTTCGTCCATGGTCTGCAAGGTGATCATCAACGATACATCAAAGCCAATGCCGGCTGCAAACATTTCGATGCTCACAGCGGCCCAGAGAACATTCCCGTGTCTCGGTTGTCGTTTGATGCAAAg AGTCCGGCTCACCGGGAACTCTCCATCCAAGCTGCAATGAAGTCGTTTGTGATGCTCAAGAATGATAACCAGTTACCTCTTCGATTGAAGATCAAAACTTTAGCT ATTGTTGGCCCCATGGCTGACAACCCACTCCAACTCTTTGGTGATTACTCTCCCACACCTGATACCCGCTTCATCGTCACTCCCTACAAAGGACTGAAATCATTGGCAAATGTGACCAAGTTTGCAGCAGGATGTCTGGCTCCCTCGTGTAGCACGTTCAGTGCCCGTGATATCCAGCAAGCTGTGCAGGACACGGACTTGACCATCGTGTGTTTAGGAACAG GCGTTGCTCTTGTATCAGAAAATCGTGATAGAAAAAACTTTGACTTGCCAGGGAAGCAGAGTGATCTTCTAACATATGCTATTGATAACA GTCCAGGCAAAGTCATTGTGCTCCTATTCAGTGCTGGTCCACTTCATATCTCCATTGCTGTCGGCAACCCAAAAGTGACAGCCatcttccagtgttttttcCCTGCCCAGGCAACGGGTGAGGCCTTGCGGAGAATCTTCCTTGGGAGCAGAGCAGAGACAAATCCAGCCGGGCGTCTGCCATATACTTGGTATGCCTCGATGGACCAG GTGCCGTCCATAACCAACTATACCATGGTCAACCGGACGTACCGATATTTCCTAGAAGAACCGTTGTTTCCATTTGGCTACGGCCTGTCCTATACCAAGTTCACTTATGTCTCGCTAGCTGTGAGTCACCTTCGACTAGCACCAGGCCAGAACCAGACAGTAAAGGTGGAGGTGCGCAATGATGGCAAGGTGTTTGATGGCGACGAG GTTGTCCAGGTTTACGTCGCTTGGGAAAATGCGGAAAAACTGAAAATGCCGCAGCTCCAACTGGTGGGATTCGACAGAGTGAACATTGCTCGTGGTCCTTCTGTTACTCGGTACTTCACTATCACACCAGAACAGCTGGCTGTTTGGGATGATGCAAGGGGATCTGTCATCAGACCAG GTACGATCACAGTGTATGCTGGTGGACAACAACCTTTCCAAAAGACGCGGGTTCCATCCAATGTGCTCTCGACGAAGTTTACAATAATCTGA
- the LOC135487892 gene encoding uncharacterized protein LOC135487892 isoform X1, whose translation MVHSCQIFLIVGEKNITNHDAGSIICSSEVEEIHVDTEMNLGAFIQLCFCTFIAIEVEGNFPFRNVSLPWDVRVEDLVSRLTVEEVILQLSKGGAGESGGPAPGIPRLGIDPYQWNTECLRGDVEAGNATSFPEAIGLAASFSPALIFAVANATAFEVRAKHSDFMRRKVYSDHTGLSCFSPVINIMRHPLWGRNQETYGEDPYMSGTLAEHFVHGLQGDHQRYIKANAGCKHFDAHSGPENIPVSRLSFDAKVTMRDWRLTFLPQFKRCVEAGTLSIMCSYNRLNGIPACAHKQLLTDILRKEWKFTGYVVSDEGALEFSITKHKYFNNSVNAAAASFNAGTNLELSANQTHPVYSYLNQALQQRKITKELLYDRLKPLFYTRMRLGEFDPPEMNPYSNISLSVIQSPAHRELSIQAAMKSFVMLKNDNQLPLRLKIKTLAIVGPMADNPLQLFGDYSPTPDTRFIVTPYKGLKSLANVTKFAAGCLAPSCSTFSARDIQQAVQDTDLTIVCLGTGVALVSENRDRKNFDLPGKQSDLLTYAIDNSPGKVIVLLFSAGPLHISIAVGNPKVTAIFQCFFPAQATGEALRRIFLGSRAETNPAGRLPYTWYASMDQVPSITNYTMVNRTYRYFLEEPLFPFGYGLSYTKFTYVSLAVSHLRLAPGQNQTVKVEVRNDGKVFDGDEVVQVYVAWENAEKLKMPQLQLVGFDRVNIARGPSVTRYFTITPEQLAVWDDARGSVIRPGTITVYAGGQQPFQKTRVPSNVLSTKFTII comes from the exons ATGGTACATAGCTGTCAGATTTTTCTAATTGTGGGGGAGAAAAACATTACGAACCACGATGCAGGAAGCATAATTTGTAGTTCCGAAGttgaagaaatacatgtagatacagaAATGAATTTGGGTGCCTTCATTCAACTCTGTTTTTGCACTTTTATTGCCATTGAAGTGGAGGGAAATTTTCCATTCCGTAACGTATCACTTCCTTGGGATGTCAGGGTGGAAGACTTGGTTTCGCGTCTGACAGTTGAGGAGGTAATTCTGCAGCTGTCGAAAGGAGGAGCAGGAGAGAGTGGTGGACCAGCCCCGGGCATTCCACGGTTAGGTATTGATCCGTACCAATGGAATACAGAGTGTCTCCGTGGTGACGTGGAGGCGGGGAATGCCACTTCGTTTCCAGAAGCTATTGGATTGGCTGCGTCATTTAG CCCTGCCTTGATATTTGCAGTGGCGAATGCCACAGCTTTTGAAGTGCGAGCCAAGCATAGTGACTTCATGAGGAGGAAAGTCTACAGCGACCACACTGGCCTGAGCTGTTTTAGTCcagtcatcaacatcatgaggCACCCTCTTTGGGGAAGAAACCAG GAAACCTATGGTGAAGACCCATACATGAGTGGCACTCTTGCTGAGCACTTCGTCCATGGTCTGCAAGGTGATCATCAACGATACATCAAAGCCAATGCCGGCTGCAAACATTTCGATGCTCACAGCGGCCCAGAGAACATTCCCGTGTCTCGGTTGTCGTTTGATGCAAAg GTGACAATGCGTGATTGGAGGTTGACATTCCTGCCACAGTTCAAGAGATGCGTGGAAGCTGGTACTCTCAGCATCATGTGCAGCTACAATAG ACTCAATGGGATTCCAGCATGCGCTCACAAGCAGCTCCTAACAGACATCCTTAGAAAAGAATGGAAATTCACCGGTTATGTTGTCAGTGATGAGGGGGCGCTCGAGTTCAGCATCACGAAACACAAATATTTCAACAATTCTGTTAATGCTGCAGCAGCCAGTTTCAATGCCGGGACCAATTTAGAGCTTTCAGCCAACCAAACTCACCCTGTCTACAGCTATTTAAACCAGGCTTTGCAACAACGGAAAATTACAAAGGAACTCTTGTATGACAGATTAAAGCCACTGTTTTATACTCGAATGAGACTTGGTGAGTTCGATCCTCCGGAGATGAATCCATATTCGAATATTTCCTTGTCTGTGATTCAGAGTCCGGCTCACCGGGAACTCTCCATCCAAGCTGCAATGAAGTCGTTTGTGATGCTCAAGAATGATAACCAGTTACCTCTTCGATTGAAGATCAAAACTTTAGCT ATTGTTGGCCCCATGGCTGACAACCCACTCCAACTCTTTGGTGATTACTCTCCCACACCTGATACCCGCTTCATCGTCACTCCCTACAAAGGACTGAAATCATTGGCAAATGTGACCAAGTTTGCAGCAGGATGTCTGGCTCCCTCGTGTAGCACGTTCAGTGCCCGTGATATCCAGCAAGCTGTGCAGGACACGGACTTGACCATCGTGTGTTTAGGAACAG GCGTTGCTCTTGTATCAGAAAATCGTGATAGAAAAAACTTTGACTTGCCAGGGAAGCAGAGTGATCTTCTAACATATGCTATTGATAACA GTCCAGGCAAAGTCATTGTGCTCCTATTCAGTGCTGGTCCACTTCATATCTCCATTGCTGTCGGCAACCCAAAAGTGACAGCCatcttccagtgttttttcCCTGCCCAGGCAACGGGTGAGGCCTTGCGGAGAATCTTCCTTGGGAGCAGAGCAGAGACAAATCCAGCCGGGCGTCTGCCATATACTTGGTATGCCTCGATGGACCAG GTGCCGTCCATAACCAACTATACCATGGTCAACCGGACGTACCGATATTTCCTAGAAGAACCGTTGTTTCCATTTGGCTACGGCCTGTCCTATACCAAGTTCACTTATGTCTCGCTAGCTGTGAGTCACCTTCGACTAGCACCAGGCCAGAACCAGACAGTAAAGGTGGAGGTGCGCAATGATGGCAAGGTGTTTGATGGCGACGAG GTTGTCCAGGTTTACGTCGCTTGGGAAAATGCGGAAAAACTGAAAATGCCGCAGCTCCAACTGGTGGGATTCGACAGAGTGAACATTGCTCGTGGTCCTTCTGTTACTCGGTACTTCACTATCACACCAGAACAGCTGGCTGTTTGGGATGATGCAAGGGGATCTGTCATCAGACCAG GTACGATCACAGTGTATGCTGGTGGACAACAACCTTTCCAAAAGACGCGGGTTCCATCCAATGTGCTCTCGACGAAGTTTACAATAATCTGA